One Kineococcus aurantiacus genomic window carries:
- a CDS encoding ubiquitin-like protein Pup — MPGQEQQRPSRREDEVEETPAVPAQANAKTSESDADVDALLDEIDEVLESNSEEFVRGFVQKGGQ; from the coding sequence GTGCCTGGACAGGAGCAGCAGCGCCCGAGCCGTCGCGAGGACGAGGTCGAGGAGACCCCGGCCGTCCCCGCGCAGGCGAACGCCAAGACCTCCGAGAGCGACGCCGACGTCGACGCCCTGCTCGACGAGATCGACGAGGTCCTGGAGTCCAACTCCGAGGAGTTCGTCCGGGGCTTCGTCCAGAAGGGCGGTCAGTAG